The sequence below is a genomic window from Streptomyces sp. NBC_00289.
GGCTCCTGCAGGAGCTGAGGCTGCTGCGGCCCACACTGCGGGCGGTGGTCGTGCTCGGCGCCTTCGGCTGGCAGGCGGCCCTGCCCGCCTTCGCCGAGGCGGGCTGGACAGTGCCACGCCCGCGGCCGGCCTTCGCCCACGGCGCCCGCGTCCCCCTCGACGGGCTCCAGCTCTTCGGCTGCTTCCACGTAAGCCAGCGCAACACCTTCACCGGCCGGCTCACGCCCGCGATGCTGCGCGACGTCCTGCGTACGGCGGCGGAAGCGGCGGGACTGCCCGGGCCGAAAACCGGGGCGACCGGACCGCCGTAGGGACGTTACGGTGCGCTGATGACCTTGTATCCGGAGATCGAACCGTACGACCACGGCATGCTCGACGTCGGTGACGGCAACCAGGTGTACTGGGAGACGTGCGGCAATCCGCGCGGCAAGCCCGCGGTGGTGCTGCACGGCGGGCCGGGCTCCGGAGCCAACGCCTACTTCCCGCGCCTCTTCGACCCGGCCGCGTACCGGATCGTGCTGCTCGACCAGCGCGGGGCCGGTCGTTCCACGCCGCCGGCGAGCGCGTACGACACCGACATGAGCGTCAACACGACCGCTCACCTCATCGCCGACCTGGAACTGCTGCGCCGGCACCTGGACGTCGAACGGTGGCTGGTGTGGGGAGTGTCCTGGGGATCGGTGCTGGGGCTGCGGTACGCGCAGACGCATCCCGCGGCCGTCTCCGAGCTGGTCCTGACCGGGATCGCGACCGGCTCGGATGCCGAAGTCGCCCTGCTGACGAGGGGGTTGGGGAGGATCTTTCCGGAGGCGTTCGAGCGGTTCGTCGGCGAGCTGCCGGAGGGCGAGCGGGACGGAAACCTCGCGGCCGCCTACAACCGGCTGCTCGAGTCGCCCGATCGCCAGGTGCGCGAACGGGCCGCGCGGGCCTGGACCGACTGGGAGACGGCCATGATGCCGGCCCCGCCGCGGTCGGTGGCGCGCTATGAGGACCCGGTGTTCCGGATGGGCTTCGCCCGCACCGTCACGCACTACTGGGGCAACGACCACTTCCTGGGCGAGAGTGAGGGCGGAAGCGAGGGCGACAACGGGGGTGTCGACCGTGGGGGTGTCGTGCTGCGCGACGCGCCGTTGCTGAAGGACATCCCCGGCACACTCGTCCAGGGCGGTCTCGACCTCGGCAACCTCCTCGGTGTCGTCTGGCGGCTCCATCACGCCTGGCCGGGCAGCGAGTTGGTGGTGATCGACGAGGCCGGGCACAACGCGGGGGCGCCGGGCGTGGCCGAGGCGCTGGTGGCGGCGACCGACAAGTACGCCCGGCGCGGCTAGGGCACTTCGGCTGCCCCGGATTCCCCTCCGTCCCCGTCCCCCGCCCCTTTCCCTTCCGGGTCCGCTGCCCCGAACAGGTGCCGTACCGTCGACCGGTAGTTGGCCTGTACGTGGCGGAGGGCGTGGGTGCGGGCGCGGTCCGGGTCGCCGGAGGCGATCGCCTCGTACAACTCCTGGTGCTCCGTGAGGAGTTGAGGCCACTCCTCGTTCTGCCGGGTGAGCCAGCGCAGGCGGCCGTCGACGGGTTCCATGACCGAGATCAGCAGGCTGTTGCCGGCCATGGCCAGGATGCGGTCGTGGAAGCGGGTGTTGACGTCCGTGATCGCCTCGGCGTCCCCGGCCTCGGTGGCGCTCGCCGCGCTGTCCAGCAGCTCGCGCAGCTCGGCCAGCGTCCGCGGGGTCGCGCGGGATGCCGCGAGGCCGGTCGCGTACACCTCCAACGCCTCGCGCAGCTCGAAGAGTTCCTTGACGTCGGCGGGTGTCAGCCGGCGTACGACCGTGCGGCGCGGTGTCTCGAAGTGGACGAAGCCCTCGGCGACCAGTGCCCGGATCGCCTCGCGGACCGGGACCCGGGAGACCCCGAAGCGCTCGGCGAGCTCCCGCTCGACGAGTCGGTCGCCCGGACGCAGGCGGCCCGCGATGATCTCCCGCCGCAGATCCGCCAGGACGCGTTCGCGTACCGCGCCGAGGGGTTCGATCTTCGTCATGAGGCCATCTTCGCCGACTCGGAGCGGCTTTTACGGAGCGTTAACAGGGGTGACATCGGTCGAAACGGTTGACGGGAGGACCATGACGGAAGTTTGGTATACCAAACGGCCCCCGAAAGCAGTCTCCTCCGTCCCCTCGTCCAGGGAGGCCCCGTGTCCCTCGCCGACCGTGCCGAAGCCACCGGCACCGCAGCGTTCGTCCCCGACCCCCGCCTCACCAACGAAGACCTCGCGCCCGCGGGCAAGCGCAACTGGAAGGTGTTCGACCTCTTCGCCATGTGGATGTCCGACGTCCACAACCTCGGCAACTACACCTTCGCCGCGGGCCTGCTCTTCCTCGGCATGAACGTCTGGCAGATCTTCACCTCACTGCTCGTCGGCTTCGTGATCATCTATGCCGGGATGAACATGATGGGCCGCATCGGGCAGCGCACCGGAGTCCCCTTCCCGGTCGTCAGCCGGATCGCCTTCGGCATCTGGGGCGCCAACATCCCCGCGCTGATCAGGGCCGTCATCGCCATCATGTGGTACGGCATCCAGACCTACCTCGCCTCCGTCGCGGTCAACGTGATGCTGCTGGCCGCCTGGCCGGGCCTGGAGTCCTGGACGCACAGCTCCTTCCTGGGCCTCGACGCGCTCGGCTGGGTGTCCTTCGTCGCGCTCTGGCTGGTCCAGGCGCTGATCATCAGTCAGGGCATGGAGTCGGTCCGGAAGTTCCAGGACTTCTGCGGCCCCGCCATCTGGGTCGTGATGATCGCGCTCGCCGTCTGGATCCTCGCCAAGGCCGACTGGACCATCGCGCTGACCTCGACCCCGCACCCGGTCTCCGTCGGCGAACAGTGGCGGCAGTGGTTCGGCGCGGTAGGTCTGATCCTCGCCACCTACGGCACGCTGATGCTCAACTTCTGCGACTTCTCCCGCTTCGCACCCGACTACAAGACCGTCCGGCGCGGCAACTTCTGGGGTCTGCCGGTCAACTCGACGGCCTTCGTGATCGTGTCGGTGATCGTCACCGCGGGCGCCTACGAGGTGTTCGGCAAGCAGATCACCGACCCCGCCTACCTCGTCGCCGAGATCGGCAACAAGTGGGTGCTGGTGGTGGGCGCGTTCACCTTCGCGGTGGCCACCATGGGCGTCAACATCGTCGCCAACTTCGTCTCGCCGGCGTACGACCTGGCCAACGTCTGGCCGCAGAAGATCACCTTCAGGATCGGCGGCATGATCAGCACGGTGGCCGCGCTGGTGGTGACCCCGTGGAACCTGTTCTCCAACCCGACCGTCGTGAACTACTTCCTCGGCGGCCTCGGTGCCTTCCTCGGCCCGCTGTTCGGCGTGATCATGGTCGACTACTACTGGGTCAAGCGTGGTGACGTCGACGTCGACGAGCTCTTCGACGCGCGGCCAGGTGCCCGCTACCGCTACCGCAACGGCGTCAACCCCAAGGCGCTGTGGGCGTTCCTGCCCTCGGCGGCGGTCGCGGCGGTGCTCGCGCTGGTGAAGACGTTCAGTGACGTGGCGCCGTACTCGTGGTTCATCGGCACCGCGCTGGCGGCCGGTGCCTACGCGGCACTGTGCCGCGCCGAGCGGACCGCCGCGCCGGTCGTCTCCGAGCAGCCCGTGGAGGTCTGAGCAACGTGCGGATCGTCGTCACCAACTGCAACACCACGCAGGAGATGACCGAGGAGATCGTACGAGGTGCCCGGGCCGCGGCAGGCCCGGGCACCACCGTGACCGGACTGACCCCCGGCTGGGGACCGGAGTCCGCGGAGGGCTGGCTCGACAGCTACCTGTCGGCCGCCGCCGTCCTCGACACCCTGCGCACGTACGACGGACCGTCGTACGACGCCGTCGTCATGGCCGGCTTCGGAGAGCACGGGCGCGAAGGTGTACGGGAACTGGTGGACGTGCCGGTCGTCGACATCACGGAGGCCGCGGCACACCTCGCCTGCCTGCTGGGGCGGCGGTACGGGGTCGTCACCACGCTGGAACGCTCGTGCGGGCAGATCGAGGACAGCCTCGAAACGGCGGGCGTGGGCCGCAACTGCGCCGCCGTCGTCGGGACGGGCCTGAGCGTCCTCGACCTCGGGGACGGCGAGGGGAACCGGGACCGCACCGAGGCGGCGTTCCTCGCCGCCGCCGAACGGGCCTGCCGGGCGGGCGCGGAGGTACTGGTGCTCGGCTGCGCCGGAATGACCGGCCTGCAGCGCACCGTGGGGGAGAAGCTGGGGCTTCCGGTCGTCGACGGGGTCGCGGCGGCGGTGAAGCTGGCGGAGTCCCTCGTGGCACTCGGCCTGACGACCAGCCGGGCGGGCAGCCTGGCGAAACCGTTGCCGAAGAGGCGGGTGTGGAGCCGCCCACGACCGGACTGACACCACCCCGCGCCGCCGTCGCCGGTCAGCCGCATCGGGGCCCAGTCAGGCCATGCGCCGCCCGTCGCCGCTCAGCCGCATCGGGGCCGGGTCAGGACATGCGTCCCCCGCGGGTCACCGCACCAGGCCGAGTTAACGGCGTGCGCCCTTCACCGGTCGTCGCACCAGGCCGAGTCCACGGCGTGCGCCCGTCGCCGGTCATCGCACCAGGCCGAGTCCACGGCATACGCCCGTCGTAAGCCCGTCCTACGGCTGCCAGACGTACCGCACGTCCTACGGCTGCCAGACGTACCGCACGTCCGGTTCCCGCTCCTCGTTCGTGCGGCCGTCGGTCCGCTCGACGGCGACGAAACCGTGTCGCTCGTAGAAGCGGTGGGCGGGCTCGTTGACCTGGAAGGTCCACAGACTCAGCCCCCGCGGACTGCGCTCCTTGGCCAGCCCGAC
It includes:
- the pip gene encoding prolyl aminopeptidase; this encodes MTLYPEIEPYDHGMLDVGDGNQVYWETCGNPRGKPAVVLHGGPGSGANAYFPRLFDPAAYRIVLLDQRGAGRSTPPASAYDTDMSVNTTAHLIADLELLRRHLDVERWLVWGVSWGSVLGLRYAQTHPAAVSELVLTGIATGSDAEVALLTRGLGRIFPEAFERFVGELPEGERDGNLAAAYNRLLESPDRQVRERAARAWTDWETAMMPAPPRSVARYEDPVFRMGFARTVTHYWGNDHFLGESEGGSEGDNGGVDRGGVVLRDAPLLKDIPGTLVQGGLDLGNLLGVVWRLHHAWPGSELVVIDEAGHNAGAPGVAEALVAATDKYARRG
- a CDS encoding GntR family transcriptional regulator, giving the protein MTKIEPLGAVRERVLADLRREIIAGRLRPGDRLVERELAERFGVSRVPVREAIRALVAEGFVHFETPRRTVVRRLTPADVKELFELREALEVYATGLAASRATPRTLAELRELLDSAASATEAGDAEAITDVNTRFHDRILAMAGNSLLISVMEPVDGRLRWLTRQNEEWPQLLTEHQELYEAIASGDPDRARTHALRHVQANYRSTVRHLFGAADPEGKGAGDGDGGESGAAEVP
- a CDS encoding NCS1 family nucleobase:cation symporter-1; this translates as MSLADRAEATGTAAFVPDPRLTNEDLAPAGKRNWKVFDLFAMWMSDVHNLGNYTFAAGLLFLGMNVWQIFTSLLVGFVIIYAGMNMMGRIGQRTGVPFPVVSRIAFGIWGANIPALIRAVIAIMWYGIQTYLASVAVNVMLLAAWPGLESWTHSSFLGLDALGWVSFVALWLVQALIISQGMESVRKFQDFCGPAIWVVMIALAVWILAKADWTIALTSTPHPVSVGEQWRQWFGAVGLILATYGTLMLNFCDFSRFAPDYKTVRRGNFWGLPVNSTAFVIVSVIVTAGAYEVFGKQITDPAYLVAEIGNKWVLVVGAFTFAVATMGVNIVANFVSPAYDLANVWPQKITFRIGGMISTVAALVVTPWNLFSNPTVVNYFLGGLGAFLGPLFGVIMVDYYWVKRGDVDVDELFDARPGARYRYRNGVNPKALWAFLPSAAVAAVLALVKTFSDVAPYSWFIGTALAAGAYAALCRAERTAAPVVSEQPVEV
- a CDS encoding aspartate/glutamate racemase family protein, giving the protein MRIVVTNCNTTQEMTEEIVRGARAAAGPGTTVTGLTPGWGPESAEGWLDSYLSAAAVLDTLRTYDGPSYDAVVMAGFGEHGREGVRELVDVPVVDITEAAAHLACLLGRRYGVVTTLERSCGQIEDSLETAGVGRNCAAVVGTGLSVLDLGDGEGNRDRTEAAFLAAAERACRAGAEVLVLGCAGMTGLQRTVGEKLGLPVVDGVAAAVKLAESLVALGLTTSRAGSLAKPLPKRRVWSRPRPD